The Raphanus sativus cultivar WK10039 unplaced genomic scaffold, ASM80110v3 Scaffold1572, whole genome shotgun sequence genome includes a window with the following:
- the LOC108843538 gene encoding LOW QUALITY PROTEIN: nuclear matrix constituent protein 1 (The sequence of the model RefSeq protein was modified relative to this genomic sequence to represent the inferred CDS: inserted 8 bases in 5 codons; deleted 2 bases in 2 codons), translating to MGFSQAIRLNLSSYSSLSPCHQTSVNQKQKTLVAFKGKRRSLLNVKSVLNNTRPSFNDNGTAEPSKVLLDKLFARTQELEGQTSQNSVYPPPDEPLSYSSSLESELQAALMALLKREEDLHDAERKVLSEKKKLNRAKEGLEKRERVIAEASSKHESLQEELKRANVELASQAREIEELKHKLRERDEELAAMRSSLTFKERELDRMRVEISIKSKEVSVASFEFENKSQLLXQANEIVKRQEDEINLLQRALKEKEEELEVSIAAKKLEGEKLRETEASLRKQTEEWLVAQVEVSKLQEVTVKRLGEANETMEDFRRVKKLLTDVRFELVSSREALLSSRAQMGEKELLLEKQLEELEXQRRSVLSYMQSLRDARSEVESERVKLRVAEAKNFALDXEISLQKELLEELREELKKERSLLEKAMLDISTIQDELDKKTNEFQVSQSLLQEKESSLVEAKLEIQHLKSEQASLELLLQEKDEELTEARNKLEEVNREVTELKMLMINREDELTQAAELLKEKDVHLHRIEDELGSSXMRVSEAEMVVERIAELTSRLVMSTTKDLXISVEALEKQPRVDYGMENKRLVMELNFTRENLRLKEMEVLAAQRALTFKDEEINVVMGRLEAKERELKKLKEETDSDSEDLKMLYALAQERIEGKTMGDLAIEKLQLEAAQLEVEAATSALQKLAEMSTELLTQADMSIIDADSSFVVIPDDEVNQQENSCIDEVKTEVGRLWSLTEKLLENAGMVDGTSTCIEGL from the exons ATGGGTTTCTCTCAGGCTATTCGCCTGAACCTTTCTTCctactcttctctctctccctgcCATCAG ACAAGTGTAAATCAGAAGCAGAAGACTCTAGTTGCGTTCAAAGGAAAGAGACGTTCTTTACTCAACGTTAAATCAGTCCTGAACAATACAAGACCAAGCTTCAACGACAATGGAACAGCCGAGCCTTCCAAGGTTCTTTTGGATAAACTATTCGCTCGGACACAGGAACTGGAGGGCCAAACGAGTCAGAACTCGGTGTATCCTCCTCCTGATGAGCCTCTGTCCTACTCAAGCAGCCTTGAGTCTGAACTCCAGGCTGCGCTAATGGCCTTGTTGAAACGGGAAGAAGATTTGCATGATGCAGAGAGGAAGGTTCTCTCcgagaagaagaaactaaacCGGGCGAAGGAAGGGCTGGAGAAGCGGGAGAGAGTGATCGCCGAAGCTTCTTCGAAGCACGAGAGTCTACAAGAGGAGCTGAAGCGGGCCAACGTGGAGTTGGCTTCACAGGCAAGAGAGATCGAAGAGTTGAAGCATAAGCTTAGGGAAAGAGACGAGGAGCTCGCTGCTATGCGGTCGTCCTTGACTTTTAAAGAGCGTGAGCTGGATCGAATGCGCGTCGAGATTTCGATCAAAAGCAAGGAGGTTTCCGTGGCGAGTTTTGAGTTTGAGAACAAGTCACAGCTCTT CCAAGCCAACGAGATCGTCAAGAGACAGGAAGATGAGATAAATTTACTTCAGAGAGCACtcaaggagaaggaagaagagctAGAAGTCTCTATAGCGGCGAAGAAGCTTGAGGGGGAAAAGCTCAGAGAAACAGAAGCCAGCTTGAGGAAGCAGACGGAAGAGTGGTTGGTAGCTCAGGTTGAAGTGAGTAAGCTTCAGGAAGTAACCGTGAAACGCTTGGGAGAAGCTAACGAAACCATGGAGGACTTCAGGAGAGTGAAGAAGCTTCTGACCGATGTGAGATTCGAGCTTGTTTCTTCACGGGAAGCTTTGTTATCTTCAAGAGCGCAAATGGGAGAAAAGGAACTGTTATTAGAAAAACAGCTAGAAGAACTCG GACAGAGGAGAAGCGTGTTGTCGTATATGCAAAGCTTGAGAGATGCTCGCAGTGAAGTAGAGAGCGAGAGAGTAAAGCTCAGAGTCGCTGAGGCTAAGAACTTTGCACTCGA GGAGATATCACTCCAAAAAGAACTCTTGGAAGAACTACGAGAG GAGTTGAAGAAAGAGAGATCTTTATTGGAGAAAGCTATGCTTGATATCTCCACCATTCAAGACGAGCTCGACAAGAAAACTAACGAGTTTCAGGTGtcacagagtctacttcaagaGAAAGAGTCGAGCTTGGTGGAGGCCAAGCTAGAGATTCAGCATCTGAAGTCTGAACAGGCTTCTCTAGAGCTATTACTGCAAGAAAAAGATGAAGAGCTCACTGAAGCGAGGAATAAACTGGAAGAAGTGAACCGTGAGGTTACAGAGCTAAAGATGCTTATGATCAATAGAGAAGATGAGCTTACGCAGGCAGCTGAATTGCTGAAGGAGAAAGACGTCCACCTTCACAGAATCGAAGATGAGTTAGGCAGTT AGATGCGAGTGAGTGAAGCTGAGATGGTGGTGGAAAGAATCGCAGAGCTGACTAGCAGATTGGTTATGTCAACCACCAAGGATCT GATAAGCGTTGAAGCACTAGAGAAACAACCTCGTGTTGATTACGGAATGGAGAACAAGCGGCTGGTGATGGAGTTAAACTTCACCAGAGAGAATCTACGGTTGAAAGAGATGGAGGTTTTAGCTGCGCAGAGGGCTCTGACGTTTAAAGACGAAGAGATCAATGTGGTGATGGGAAGACTAGAAGCAAAGGAGAGGGAACTCAAGAAACTGAAAGAAGAAACTGACAGTGATAGTGAAGATTTGAAAATGCTATACGCATTGGCGCAAGAGAGAATAGAAGGGAAAACAATGGGTGATCTAGCCATAGAGAAGCTTCAGCTAGAGGCAGCTCAGCTCGAAGTGGAAGCTGCAACGAGCGCATTACAGAAGCTTGCGGAGATGAGCACAGAGCTTCTAACTCAAGCTGACATGAGTATCATCGATGCAGATTCTAGTTTCGTTGTGATACCAGATGACGAGGTTAATCAGCAGGAAAACAGTTGTATAGACGAGGTAAAAACAGAAGTTGGGAGGCTCTGGTCATTGACAGAGAAACTCCTAGAGAATGCAGGAATG GTTGATGGTACATCCACATGTATTGAAGGATTATGA
- the LOC108842905 gene encoding E3 ubiquitin-protein ligase KEG — MASKISAGKTDDSEYEIIEGGSESALAISTTSPWMNSATLKLRHRIGRGPFGDVWLATHHQSTEDYDEHHEVAIKMLHPIKEDQRKVVVDKFEDLFSKCQGVDNVCLLRGVSSISGRICIIMKFYEGCVGDKMARLKGGKLSLPDVLRYGVDLVTGILELHSKGFLILNLKPSNFLLSDNDKAILGDVGVPYLLLSIPLPSSDMTMRLGTPNYMAPEQWQPEVRGPMSFETDSWGFGCSIVEMLTGVQPWCGKSADEIYDLVVRKQEKLNIPSGIPPPLENLLRGCFMYDLRSRPSMTDILRILKSLQNSEEEEVWGGIDSREIRKSSATLGYTEWFLSKDQLRVGDTVRSRKPANSFKHENMDVPEGTVVGLERDTDPDEFALVKVHGVHDPLRVHVSVLERVTNGLASGDWVRLKDGEDKRHSLVGVFHSIDRDGNVAVGFIGLPTLWKGTSSQLQMAKGYSVGQFVKIKANVVIPRFKWMRKGRGIWATGRISKVLPNGCLEVEFPGVLPFGEEHGSCLADPAEVEIVNFNTCEGVVKKYQHLEDFHWAVRPLLIAMGLLTAMKLGLFVGKKAGRSKDGKQRDGSGGQGGDCQIVDGQDSGKSKWLVFSV; from the exons ATGGCTTCAAAGATAAGTGCTGGAAAGACGGATGATTCCGAGTACGAGATCATCGAAGGTGGCTCTGAGAGCGCTTTAGCAATTAGCACGACGAGCCCTTGGATGAACTCTGCAACCTTGAAGCTTCGCCATCGAATCGGAAGAGGTCCCTTTGGTGATGTTTGGTTGGCTACTCATCATCAGTCTACCGAGGACTACGATGAGCATCATGAAGTCGCCATCAAAATGCTTCATCCCATCAAGGAGGATCAAAGGAAGGTTGTGGTTGATAAGTTTGAGGATTTGTTTTCCAAGTGTCAAGGAGTTGACAATGTATGTCTGCTCCGTGGTGTCTCTAGCATTAGTGGAAGG ATATGTATCATCATGAAATTCTATGAGGGATGTGTTGGTGACAAGATGGCTCGGCTCAAAGGAGGAAAGCTTTCACTCCCTGATGTTTTGAG ATATGGGGTTGATCTGGTTACAGGGATCCTGGAGCTGCACTCAAAAGGGTTTCTGATTCTCAATCTCAAACCCTCTAACTTTCTCCTCAGTGATAACGACAAGGCCATCCTCGGGGATGTTGGAGTCCCTTATCTCCTTCTTAGTATCCCTCTGCCAAGTTCTGATATGACGATGAGACTTGGAACTCCGAACTACATGGCTCCAGAACAGTGGCAGCCGGAAGTAAGAGGTCCCATGTCCTTTGAGACTGATTCTTGGGGGTTCGGATGCAGCATTGTGGAAATGCTCACTGGTGTTCAACCTTGGTGTGGCAAATCCGCCGATGAGATATACGACTTAGTTGTCAGAAAGCAAGAAAAGCTTAATATCCCCAGTGGCATACCACCTCCGTTGGAGAACCTTCTTCGAGGTTGCTTTATGTATGATCTTCGAAGTAGACCATCCATGACTGACATCTTACGTATCTTGAAGAG CTTGCAGAActcagaggaggaagaggtgTGGGGAGGCATTGATAGTAGAGAAATCAGGAAGAGCTCGGCTACTCTCGGTTACACAGAATGGTTTCTTTCAAAGGATCAGCTGCGAGTGGGCGACACGGTGCGTTCAAGAAAGCCTGCCAATTCTTTTAAGCATGAGAACATGGATGTGCCAGAAGGAACAGTGGTTGGTTTAGAACGTGACACCGACCCAGATGAGTTTGCTCTGGTTAAAGTCCATGGTGTTCACGATCCGCTGAGGGTTCACGTATCAGTTCTCGAACGGGTGACTAACGGCTTAGCTTCTGGAGATTGGGTACGTCTGAAGGATGGAGAAGACAAGAGGCACTCTCTTGTTGGTGTTTTCCATTCAATAGACCGTGATGGAAACGTGGCTGTTGGGTTTATAGGGTTGCCAACTCTCTGGAAAGGGACTTCGTCGCAGCTTCAGATGGCTAAAGGATACAGTGTGGGTCAGTTCGTGAAGATCAAAGCCAACGTAGTCATCCCGAGATTCAAATGGATGCGTAAAGGTAGAGGGATTTGGGCAACGGGAAGGATCTCTAAGGTTTTACCAAACGGTTGCCTCGAGGTGGAGTTCCCTGGAGTGTTGCCTTTTGGAGAGGAGCATGGAAGCTGTCTTGCGGATCCAGCTGAAGTAGAGATTGTGAACTTCAACACATGTGAAGGAGTTGTGAAAAAATATCAGCATCTGGAGGACTTTCACTGGGCTGTGAGGCCTTTGCTGATTGCAATGGGTTTATTGACAGCGATGAAGTTAGGGTTATTCGTTGGGAAGAAAGCAGGAAGATCAAAGGATGGGAAACAGCGTGATGGCTCTGGTGGACAAGGTGGTGATTGTCAGATTGTGGATGGTCAGGACTCTGGCAAGTCAAAGTGGCTTGTGTTCAGTGTTTAA
- the LOC108842906 gene encoding uncharacterized protein LOC108842906, translated as MEVPRRSLAASISPLRLIDGLPRRRSFNYNQMPEEPIKLTVLKLDGSSFDIQVMKTATVGELKMAVEAAFSHLPITGVGKVSWPHVWAQFCLSYGDHILLNEANYLIEFGIKDGDQLRFIRHISNYCTMMVNHNSKTPHVSSLKQLKLPSRFSLKTKTWEKKATQGQEDGVESITKTQPGFLSTVFLGGWLSYKSTPSQRGTKHRNVTASSTTSHLRAFNNLIARFRFRCYSDKDVWNRKKLISENMK; from the exons ATGGAAGTTCCACGCCGCTCTTTGGCTGCTTCTATCTCTCCTCTCCGCCTCATCGATGGTCTCCCTCGCCGGAGGAGTTTTAATTATAACCAGATGCCCGAGGAGCCCATCAAACTCACTGTTCTCAAACTTGATGGATCTTCCTTTG ATATTCAAGTGATGAAGACAGCAACAGTAGGTGAGCTCAAGATGGCTGTAGAAGCTGCGTTTTCTCACTTGCCCATCACTGGCGTTGGCAAAGTCTCTTG GCCGCATGTTTGGGCACAGTTCTGCTTATCCTATGGAGATCACATATTGCTTAACGAGGCTAACTACCTCATCGAGTTCGGCATTAAAGACGGAGACCAG CTTCGGTTCATCCGCCATATATCAAACTACTGCACCATGATGGTGAACCATAATAGCAAGACACCACATGTTTCTTCTTTGAAACAACTCAAACT ACCATCTAGGTTCTCCCTAAAAACCAAAACCTGGGAAAAGAAAGCAACACAAGGACAAGAAGACGGTGTTGAATCCATCACTAAGACACAACCAGGCTTTCTCTCGACTGTATTCCTGGGAGGTTGGCTCTCTTACAAGTCAACACCAAGTCAACGAGGAACTAAACACAGAAACGTGACTGCTTCTTCTACGACGAGTCACCTCAGAGCTTTTAACAACCTCATCGCAAGGTTTCGTTTCAGGTGTTACTCGGACAAGGATGTCTGGAACAGGAAGAAACTCATCTCTGAAAACATGAAATAA